Sequence from the Phalacrocorax carbo chromosome 8, bPhaCar2.1, whole genome shotgun sequence genome:
CGCCTGCTCACTGTGGCTGAATCACAGACAGAGGCGGAAACctctcagaattattttatgcggttttttttccttcttgtgtcACTGCTCAGACTCAGCACTTCTGATTTGTGGCAGCTGGGaatggctgcagcagctgcaggagcaagtGTTCCTCTGCATTGTGTGTACTGTGCTACAGCTGGGGAACAAGGATGTCCCCTCCACCAAAGGGTCCTGGCAAGATGCCTCTGGGGGTGAGGGCAGTAAATGATTTGAGTGCGGGAATGGAAGGAGGTGATAACAGGCAGGCGGTAAGCCTGAGTCCTAGCCATGGCTCCCACCTACTCCCCAGTGCTACACTAGAAAGGCACTGGCAGTGATAAATCAGCTGGGCTGTCTCTGGGTCCTGGATTTTCAGTCTTTGTGGTCAAAGAAGATCCAGCCCAATGTCAAGGACTGTGCAAGCCTGCAAAGGCTTCACACCTCTTTGCTCTGCAGGGCAACAGCAAGAGCCCAAAACCAGTGTGTGGGGGGGTGATGCTGGCCCCATCTGTGGCAGGTGGCATGTCCTACCATGAGGGATCCTGCCCTGCAGGATCTCCAGTGATCCCTCAGCTACCTGGGTCATCTGGGTCAGAGCCTTACCACAGGGTGAGCTCTGGTCCTCTGGAATGGAGGGATATCCTTCCCTATCCTAGACACCTCGTACCCTTCCTGCCTTTCCACCATCCCCATCCTGGGCTTTGGCAGATCCAAACAACAGCAGGATCCCCCATGTGGAGCTTTGCTCCTGCCCCTTGGTGACTGAGCCACCCCAGGACACTGAAAGTATTCTCCCAGAATATGTGGTCTTCACAGGGGGCTTCTGCTGAGGCAGCTCCAAACCCATTTCCAGGGGTGCAGCACCCCATGTTGCCAGCAGCAATGTCTGTCACCCAGCTGTTCTGTCCAGGGCCCTGCCTAGGATGGGGACAGGGCACATCCCAGAGTCAAGGTTATTGCAACAGCTTCCTGCTGGTGGCACTGTCAGAAGCCCTCGGGGAATGACTACGTCCAAGCAGGTATCCATCTCTGAATGCTGGGGAACCCACTTGTCCATTGTTTTGCTGCGTTAGCCCTTTAAGAATGCCTTCTCCCCTGCCCTAGAGCAGTCAGTAGGTGGGACCCGGGCGGTGTTCTCCACCAGTCGCGAGGTTTCTTGCTCCATCActccctggctggcagcagggtggTCCCACCCCGTGGCTCTTGGAAtgagcaggcaggggctgcagaggggagggaggaccCTCGGCCGCAGCACCTCCACGGCCTCTGTCCTCACCCAGGAGGATGGTGTCCTTGTCACTGTCCACTGTGCCGGATATGGGTGCCCCTCTTGCCTGTTCCCCCAGATCCCCTTGGTGCCCAGGTGGTGGGTATGGGTAGGgtcccaggcaggagctggctcccctgcctgctgcaccGCTGTGgatcccagccccccccagggTCTGTGTGCACCCAAGGGAAGTCAGGGTGGCCTTGAGTGTGCCAAGGGCAGAACGCCAGGGCATGACTGCACAAGGCTTCTGCAGGGATGTGAACTGAGCTAACACTCTGCAGCTTGCCATCATCctctgggacagggagagggaTAAATTactgctctgctcccctctggGGAGGCTGAGTCCCCTGCTTTTGCCCTCTGGGAGATTGCTTGGCTGCAAAGCTGTGTCTGCCACAGAGTTTCGGTACGTGTGTCTGCCAGGTGGGAGGCTTGGGCCTCCTTCCCAGTCTGATGTCCTGACCTGATGTTGTGATCTGGTGGTGGTCTAGTGGGCTTGTTGGCTGGCTCCGTGCATTTTCAGTGACTCAGGTACTATGAAGGTTGACCCTTTCTTTGTCCCAGGGTGAGGAAGGGGCATCCAGCTGGGTGTACATGGGGAGGAACTGTGTTCTGGCTTTAGATGGCTCACCCATCTCTGCCTTCCCACCTTCTGCCTCTAACACCGatggggggctggcaggggtggGCACCCCTGTCTCAGTGCGAGGTCTCCTGCCTGGTGGTGGTACTGGTGATAGTGATGCCTCACTAACAGAAGCAATCATGGGGTGCGGGCAGTGGCCAAAGCAttagctgggggggggggagaaaaggggtGGGAGAAGAGCCCCTGGCACCTAAGGGCTCTAACAAGCACCTTTTCATTGGGCATGAAAAGTCCTTTGGCCTGCATTCATGACAGCTGCCCTTTGTCTGTGGGCGCGATGTGAAGCCACCCTTGTGGAAGGGGGAGCACACAGGGAGGACTTGTACCTAGCTTCCAGGCTGCCAGGACGTGCATTTTCCCTGTGAACGGGAAGGGAGCTGTTGGAACAAGTGACTCAGGCTGTTGGAGGGGAGGCCAGGAGTGGCAGCCCCACTGGTGCCGGCTCAGGGCCCCGCTTCCCGCACCTCCGGGGAGCCACGGCTGGCTGAGAGGGGATGGAACTCTCGGCCAATTGGGCGCTGATCTGAAGCGGGGGGGGGTAGAGGGGTGGAAACTGCTTCTCCCCCCTCTTCCACCTCCCCGCTGGGGCTGTGATTCAgttcccctcccccagcccaccccctcTGCTCGGAGGCTGACAGCCggagctgcagcctgctggAGCCCCGGAGCTGTTTTCCAAGCTGTGGAAGAAAGACCCAGGGATTTTTTCGCAGCTCCCGAGCGCCTGCTGTGTCCCGGGCCAGACGCATACGGACATGGAAAGCGTCAGCCTCCAGCGACCCGCCTGGAAATGGCAAGTACTGAGTTTGTTTTTGGTCTGCGGCTGGGGCTGGGTCTCCGGGCAGATCCGCTACTCAGTGGTTGAGGAGTCAGAGGTGGGAACTGTGGTGGGGAACGTGGCCCGGGACCTGGGCTTGAAGGTGGAGGAGCTGCCAGGTCGCAGGCTGCGCCTGGGCTCAGAGGAGAGCCTGCGCCACTTTGCCGTGCACCTGGACAGTGGTGCACTGGTGGTGAGCCAGCAGCTGGACCGGGAACGTCTGTGTGGAGCAGCTGCGAGCTGCCTGCTGTCTGTGCAGGTGGTGACAGAGAACCCCCTGCAGCTCTTCCGCCTGGAAGTGGAGATCCTGGACCTGAATGACAACTCCCCAAGCTTCCCCACCGCCCACCGCACCCTGCGTGTTGCTGAGTCTGCCTCAATGGCTGCGCGCTTCCCCCTGGAGAGCGCACAGGACCCTGATGTGGGCACCAATACTGTGGGCTCCTACTGGCTGAGCCCCAACTCCCACTTCTCCCTGGAGgtcaagcagcagcaggatggcaAACTCTTCCcagagctggtgctggagcATGCCCTGGACCGGGAAGAACAGCCAGAATTGCAGCTGGTACTAACAGCTGTGGATGGGGGAAGCCCAGCCCGCTCGGGTACGGCACAAATAACTGTCCTGGTCCTGGACGTCAATGACAATGCACCCACCTTTGACCGCACCACGTACAAGGTGCAAGTGCCAGAAAACATGCCTGTGggtgccctgctcctccagctcaATGCGTCTGACCCTGATGAGGGCCCCAATGGGGAGACGCAGTACTCCTTTGGGGTTCACACCTCTGACTCCGTTCAGAGGCTCTTCACCCTGGATCCCCACAGTGGCGAGGTCCGGGTGAGTGGGGCCCTGGACTTTGAGGAATCACCTTTCTATGAGATTTATGTGCGAGCCCATGATGGAGGGATCCCAGAGATGGAGGGCCACTGTGTACTGCAGGTGGAAGTGGAGGACGCCAATGACAACCCCCCAGAGGTGCTGCTCACCTCCCTGCTGAACCCGGTGCCAGAAGACACCCCACTGGAGACTGTTGTGGGGCTCTTCAATGTACGTGACCGAGACTCAGGAGCCAACGGGGATGTGAGCTTGGAGATCTCTCCTGATGTGCTGCCTTTCACCATCAGGTCCCTTCAGAACCACTTTTCCCTGGTCACCCGGGACACCCTGGACCGAGAGTCCATCTCACAGTATGTAGTGGAGCTGGTCGCCCAGGATGGTGGGTCGCCTGCCCTCACCACAATGCTCACACTGCTCCTCAACATATCTGACGTGAATGACAACCCCCCGCGCTTCTTGCAGCCCTCCTACAATGCCTTCCTCCCAGAGAACAACCCACCTGGCTCCCTGCTGTGCACTGTCTCTGCCTCGGACCCCGATGAAGGGGATAATTCCCGTCTTGTTTACTCTATAGAAAGTGGCCAAGTGCAGGGTGCCCCGACCTCTTCCTTCATCCACATCAACCCTGAGAATGGCAACCTCTACACTCAGCGCACCTTTGACTTTGAGCTGCTGCAGGTTCTGCCGGTCTCTGTGGCTGTGTGGGACTCAGGGTACCCCCCGCTCCATGCCAATGTTACTGTCTACATCTTTGTGCTGGACCAGAACGACCATGCCCCTACCATCCTGCAACCTGCCAGTGATAGCAATGACCAGACACCCCAGAGGGTCCCACTGTCTGCCCCACCAGGCTACCTGGTCAC
This genomic interval carries:
- the LOC104048657 gene encoding protocadherin gamma-C5-like isoform X2 translates to MESVSLQRPAWKWQVLSLFLVCGWGWVSGQIRYSVVEESEVGTVVGNVARDLGLKVEELPGRRLRLGSEESLRHFAVHLDSGALVVSQQLDRERLCGAAASCLLSVQVVTENPLQLFRLEVEILDLNDNSPSFPTAHRTLRVAESASMAARFPLESAQDPDVGTNTVGSYWLSPNSHFSLEVKQQQDGKLFPELVLEHALDREEQPELQLVLTAVDGGSPARSGTAQITVLVLDVNDNAPTFDRTTYKVQVPENMPVGALLLQLNASDPDEGPNGETQYSFGVHTSDSVQRLFTLDPHSGEVRVSGALDFEESPFYEIYVRAHDGGIPEMEGHCVLQVEVEDANDNPPEVLLTSLLNPVPEDTPLETVVGLFNVRDRDSGANGDVSLEISPDVLPFTIRSLQNHFSLVTRDTLDRESISQYVVELVAQDGGSPALTTMLTLLLNISDVNDNPPRFLQPSYNAFLPENNPPGSLLCTVSASDPDEGDNSRLVYSIESGQVQGAPTSSFIHINPENGNLYTQRTFDFELLQVLPVSVAVWDSGYPPLHANVTVYIFVLDQNDHAPTILQPASDSNDQTPQRVPLSAPPGYLVTKVTAVDADAGHNAWLSYRLLPQSTDPSLFRVSLYTGEVRTVRALQDTDAATHQLIVQVTDNGDPPLSTTVTITVALEEAALEEIYKPRDFLAGVKEKPDLTLYLIIALAAISTVALATVTLLATQCLRRRGRATSSHCSCCWLSQSPSRDFKHSSPKLQLSSDGTLKYMEVTLRPTDSQSQYYSTCFSSGSDRSDFTFLRPCPPPATPPRETGAFLSATGTLRDRGQQAQPNTDWRFSQTQRPGTSGSQNGEEGGAWPNNQFDTEVLQAMILASANEAADGNSTLGGGTGTMGLSARYGPQFTLQHVPDYRQNVYIPGSTATLTNAAGKRDAKSASSSGGNKKKSGKKEKK